Genomic DNA from Chaetodon auriga isolate fChaAug3 chromosome 18, fChaAug3.hap1, whole genome shotgun sequence:
TCAAGTTAATGTGGTTGAGAGTTTTCAGAAATGTTCTTGGACTAGTTTTGGTCCAGAATATGGACTCGGCTCATCAttatgcacacatgtacacactgtTTTAGATTGTGGTACGTGTTTTGAAATGTCAGTTCGTTAAGGTTTAGATGAAGGACACAATGGCGGTTTAAAGAAGAATTACCTGGTCAAAGCTGAAGATCCTAGTTGGAAGAAACAGAGATTGgctgagctctgctgcagcaaacTCATTTTTCTGCTGGTAGTTGGGTACAGTGCTCTGAGTTGCAGCCTCATGTAGGTAtcatgtgatgctgcaggtggtacactgagctgtgtgtgttctgcgAGGTCAAGGACGGGGGGCGCACTTCTGATGGTGCTGAGCCACAGGGAGAGGCTAAGCTTGAGTGCTTTTAACCAATAATAGCTGCAGAGTATACCTTTAAGTATGTGAACAACATCTCAAGGGAAGCAATTCAACTTCTTTGCTTCACAAGAGGAAATACTtatgttttgattttcatttttccttaTCAGACGGATAATGAGTAACATCCCCCTGACAAAGTTGCTCACTCATACCCTTATCCCAGTTGTTTCCTCTCGGAGCTGTACACCAATTTCACTTCCATTAATTAGCTAGAAAATGgtaggaaaaagaaaacaaaacctctttattcttatttttatgttGCCAGTTATGCATCATTTCTATTGTTCTGCAACTTTGTTTGGTTTGCGATGTAGATCTACAGTCTGATGTCACTGAGTTTTCACTGCAGAGACGATGTAATGATTTCATCATCTTATAAAGTTTGAGCAAAATTCAAACTGTTGTGTTGCAAAGAACGTCCTAATGTGTAATTTATCTCCAGAAAATATCTGGCTCAGTTTGAATATTTTGGGTTTCCTTCCCCTTGGTCTCTTCTGCCAAAATGTTGTCAAAGTCAAGAATCTCCTGCGTGTTTGTGTACGACTGACCTGGTCTGAACCCTCCACCGTTGCACCAGGCTGTCAGAGTGAGTAGGCGATCAGAGATGCCAACATCAAGGCTACTGAAAGGCTCGCTCCCAGCGCTGCGTGACAGCTCCCTCCGCTCACCTCTCTCCTATTCTTATatcatttctttctgtttttcttctgcttttcctcatctttattttcccctctctcccagTCATGCTTGTCCTTTGCTTGCTGCTGCGTTTCTCTGTTCTTGCTGTGTCTGTTCCCTCCATGcctgctcattatcttttcTCACAAAGCGTTCTTCTTTCACACTTACTTGCTCTGTGCAGTCTGCGGACCCTTGCTTTGTTTAATTCAGTTCACTTTCTCGAGCATTTCCTGGGGCCTGTTATTGCTCATTTAAACATGGACTGGTATTTAATAGTGCTGTGTAGCAGCTACTCCTGTGTTAAGGCACTTTCTAATATTACCCATCAATATTTGAGGTAAGGGGTGGTGTGGATTCCCTCACTCACTGCATGCTGTTAAGAGGGGTCTGGCTCAGACACCAATGCATGAGAGTTGGTAAAAACAACGTTCTCCACTTGGCTAGTGTGGGTCTCAGACCAACGTAATGCAGAGTTTTCACTACATGGTATGTCTTGGCTCAGCTGAACTTGACTATTCTTGCTGTTCTTTGGGGTTTTCCATTGTCAACAGTTGTAGTTAGTACCGGGTATGGTTTTTGGTATCACCTTGGTTGAGGTTCCAAAGGAGCTGAGCTGATACTAAACCACTGATTCTTTGGTCGCCAATGAAAAGATCTCAAAAGGAAAAGATATCCTCcattgtttctgtgtatttgtgttgcaTTGAAGATGATGCCACGACAGTTTCATATGGCGTCGCCATGACAATCAGCTAAGAATCCCACCTACATTGAGGGGGCACCAGCTGCATTGGAAAATGAAACTGAGGAAAGTACGTGGTACCAAACGCGAGTCGAGCCGAGTCGAGCCTTGCTGAGCCGTACCACGTAGTGGAAACACAGCTTAAGAGGCGTTACTACTGAACTCTCTGTTTACTTTCTTCCAGGTGTTCACTGACCTGATTAACTCTGATTAACACACTGCATTATTTTAGCTTATCTTATTATTTTAGTTGAACAGTAATAATTTTGAACCTTTGAATCATTTTGAGGCTTAATGCATGTGTGACTTGTCTTTTGTCATacatccctctgtctcttctaaTGAATATTTTAGTTTGCAAATTTTGCGTGCAGTCCCCATCAGCCTTGTTTCTCCCCATTAACTAAAGCCTGATCAACCTGGGTCCTGTTTGGCAGCCTTTTCATTCTAAAAAGCTGCCTCCAGCCTGGGCCGTGGGGTCTTCTTCCCTGCTTCCCCGTCACACTTTTTGGCTGCCTGTGCGCCATCTGTTAGCTTGTCTACCAGATCAAATGACATTCGGCTACAACAATCTCGAAAGCTAAAAATATCTCTGTTATGGAGACATAAAAAGCCAAAACTAAAGTGCCTTGGGTCTGCATTGTCTCAACAACTTGCCTGTGTAGGCATATATGACAGAGACTGACTTGACTAACATGAAACTTACTCCATTAAGGCTGCTTCTAAATGACAGTTGAGGGAAATCAACTCCACTCAAATGACAACCTACCATTCCTACTGTTCACTGACTTGACTTGTGCAGCTAGCATTGTTTGAAGTGATGTGCGCAGTGGCAATGTTTTCCCAGAAAATGTAGTGATATGTTCTTATTTGTAGAGTAAGGGAGGTGATCAAGGCCTTCTTCAAACAAACTGGTTCATACAATGTTTGAAAGCACGGCTGAGTGTTCATAGCTGTTCCTAGGCCACAGTCGAAGGGGAGGCAAAAAGCCTGCAGCCATAGTGAGGGGTGAGACTCTAAGACGTAATCGTGTGCAGGATGAAAAAGAGTTTGAGAGAAGTTCAATTCCTGCCTTACTTTCTCATTTGCACACCTGGCCAATCGCTGCCCGAAGTGGGTTTCAATATGGGATCGTTGGTTTCAGGAAGTTACAAAATGGTTGGATGAAATCAGAAAACAGATCCCTTCTTGTGCTTTAAGGAATTGgaaattctttcatttttcagtctaaCCGAATCTAAAGATATGGCATCAGCTCGGCCTTTGCTCCTAAACATATGAAACATAAGCATCCAAAGCTGGAATTTGTACGTGTTACTGAGTGAAACTACCCATGGATGTTTGAGTCCTGACAGAAACCGGGCTCAGTGCCAGTGTTTCAAGTGAAGACATAACTGTTGCTGTGTCTTGATGAGACAGGACAGACAAACGAGGTGATATATTGATTGATGCAAATTTTACCGTATGTCGACTGAACTCTGCTTCTGTGCCTGAGACTTGAATAGGTTACTGGGGACATTTGTGGTTGAGGGAATGCTCGCAACACTGTTATGGGTGTTTACTGCCCCACCTCTGCAATTAGTGAAGCTCTGGAGAAGATTAGGAATTTATGGTCAACTTATAGATCCTCTGAGCTGCTTATTATGGGTGACCTCAACTGGTTTTCCAGCAACTCAGACAGGCTGAAAGACCTCTGTTTTGAATTAAATCTGTCTCAGCTGATATCCAAACCAAGCAGACCGATGAAATGAAGAATCCTGTTTAATGGATCTTATTCTGAGAAACAAAACACTCTCTGCTTCGACTGCTTTCATCCTGTTTTCAACCACCCAgcagtttgagtttgagtgaaacaagaaaaatgaaaggccACACTCACAACATTGATTACTTATGAATGTGGACCAACTGTTTCCCGCACACAGAGGCGAAGCTGACAAAACTTTGACTTCCTAGTTTTAACCACAATACCAAATGTTCACTTTCATCTATTAAATACTCAGatagacaaaaacagaaagataaaaaaaacataaaacaaaaatgggCTGAACCTTCTATGCGTCCCATCATAccactttcacacattttaataagAAATCCCTCCATATGGACGTCTGCTCAGGTAGATGACACCACAGACCTAAATGACTGCTCTGACGACCTAGAATCAGTGTTATGTGTGAAAGGCCATCATCTCTGGAGGTTTGTTATGTGGTGACAGCAGTTGGGATTCAGACCTTGCCATAAGTACTGCACTATAAGTTCCACTGTTACTGCTGCGGCTCAGTCAAATGAAATCCAGTTTTCACTGACAGCCTGGGTGGTACGATTTATCGTGGTGTGCAATTATCATATCTGGCCAAAGGTTGGAAAGATAATGTGAATGTTTTGCACTCTTAAAAACTGCTCTGAAATTGGTTTGGGAGAAAATACACCATTAACTTTCCAACTTTTGACATCCTACACAGTGTGGATGATGCTTTGCAGTTATGCAACATTAGCAATCCAATCAGATCACACCATACCAACACTCAACCGGTTTCCAGTAGTTTGCAACAGGCTGCTGGATCTTGAAACTCATTCCAATGAAGAAAGGTTTAACTGTTGATTGCAttagtcagtgtgtttctgagtcTGTGTGATGGCTAATAATGGTCTCAAATAGATTTCCCAgataaataaacatgaacaaatgTGATGGTATAAATCAAAAAAGGGAATTATTTAGTTATCAGTGGTGGACAATGAtgaattatttgtgttttttttccaatctaATCCTGAAAAATATCCATTTAAAAGCACTTTTGCTCGTCATCAAGCGGTTTAATATGCAAGAAGCGCAACACAAAGACATTACCAAGCACATCATTTAAGGAAGGATTTGCATTGAGCATCAAAAAGATTTATTCAGTatgttctctcctccttccctttaCCACAGTTAGGTCCAGTTAAGTATGAAGTACAATAGCGCCCCCACTCATccacctccatcatcatcactctTCCCTACACTTGTTAGTCATCAGTCAGAATAAGagttcattttcttctcatgagtgcatctttcatttctctcatctGATGCAAGCAGATTTTCCTCTTCAGATTCACATGGCAGACCTTTGTTTTGCTCACTATTTCTATTACATTAGATTGTTGTTATATGGTTTctatttttggcattttgactATGTCTTCTTTTTCAAAGCTCATTCATGTCCTTGTGTCATCTTGCTatagttgtatttttaatgttttctgtccagttcCTCCCCCTCTGTTCCTCTGCCTCTAGCATCTTCGCTGCTGCCCTTCCTTCTCGTCCCTCCCACCTCTCTATGTTCTCCCGATTGATGCCATCTGAGGTTGCAGGCCCAGGCCGCCGGAGCTGCAAATTTACCCAGCAGCACACGTCACTAACAGGGGAGCGCGGAGCTCCCAAAATAGCCCAAACAGCAATTGGTGAAAGGGGGCCCAAGTGGTAGTTACTGAGGACCAATTCTGACAACAAAATGAAGCTTTTCAAACATCATGCGAACACCCATCATTTAATGAGTCACCCACGCAAACCCTGCTGGTTGATTTATCCTGTGTTTCAGCACTGCTTTGGACAGACATCGAAAGTCCCTaagattttaatttgaaacaatCATTTTGAATGAATTTTAGACAACCTGTCCACAGCACGTGCCTCCTAATAACTGGGGCCTTGTGATGAGGGAAACCCAGGATGATCCCTGGATATACAACATAGAGCAACACAGAAACATATATTGCAATACAGCTGAAAGACATGAAAGGCTCTTCTGATGTGAGTCATGTGCTAGAACTCATCCCACCGATTTGCTTATTAAAATGCCACCAACACAATATTCACGACTGGGATACTAATCTGTTGCATGATCTCCTTTGTATGAGAAGTGATACTATCTTGCTTATTTAAATTGTCTGAAGATCATCCAAAAATGGGATAATCCAGGtcacagacattttttctgATCAGTGCCAAATACTATAAACAGGCCACGTTTCGTGTGTAGCTGTTATTTTATCCCCAGGAACATGTTGTGAGCAAATTTCGCAACACTGAAGCAGCACTGCAAACATGTTGGAAATTAATTGGAAATAACTGTGAAAAAGGTGTCATTCACTGGAAGCTAGTAATTCCACGAGCAACCAAGCAGCCTTTGACTTTATTCAATGAGATCTTTAGATGCTTGCATAATTGTGGGCCAGTGTTGCATAAGGGGAAAAGACATGCAGGgtttaattaaaaacagctAACAAAGGCAACATTCAGGGGTTTTCTTGTTTCACAGTACAGACTGCAATTCATAGAATTTCAGTAAGTATCCCATTGTGGAAAAGCCTGGTTTATGAAGCTCGGCACTGGTTTGGAACTGAAATAAAGGCGAACAGATTCAGCAAATCTTGCACCCTTTTATGCATGTCCAAACCATTGACCCTTGTGAATCAAAGGCCATGAACTACACAGAACTTCTTATACTTGCTCTATTAGGCCACTATAGACTAATTAACACCAACAAATATCAAGTTTGAAAAAGACTGTTTTGCAGATAGTTTAAAAAGTGGCCTCTGACTAAGTTGTGGATCTGTAAAAGTGGATTTGCAGATGCACAGCAACAAACTCTAAATATGCAAAACGGGGGCTCATTTTGCATAGAGTTTGTTCTTGTTTACAGCTTGTAATCCAAGGGTCTGCCACAGAACTGAGTGAAAGCAGCTCTCCTGGGGTCTCACCCAGCATGACCCCACTTCATCCACTGAGCAAATCTGTTATTCCTAAAACAATTAAATCATTACAGTTGAGTTCTTTATAATAGGTCTTTATTGCACCCGTGGTGGGATAAACATGAGCCAATTACACATGTagaacagatgaaaacattaaTCTCACACATATCTCACGTGGAGCTCATAATTGTCCGTTCACACAACAAGCCAGAGAGAGAGTTAGTCTGAGGGCCAGTCAGAGCGGTGGCGGTTCACTCAATCAGCTCTTAAAATGTTTCCTGGATTCCACTTGATATTGCTTGTGGGATAATCTGATTCAGTTAATTATTTCATTAAACAATAGGCTTGTTTGTCCTTCTTACTTAGAATTTGGAAAGGGATAGAAGATGTGGCTGCTGCATTCAAGAAGCTTTTTCATGTAACCCAAAGGCAGGAGTTTTGGCCAGACGATGACTCTTCTCCGCACACCAGTTTCAACTAAAACTCAACCACACCTTAATGTCTACATTCATTTTGCTGGGCAGGTACTGAACCAATCTGTAGTTGACCTCATGTGGTAAGAGGTTGTATTTAAAGTGTCAAATCAGTTACAGTAATCAAAGTTTCACCAGGACTTTCTTGTTGGAAATCTGTTGGGGAGGGCAAGTGTAGTTTAGTGTAGCTTGCAGCTGTGTAAATTTTCGAAATTTCTGCACACTCGACCAATGTACGGGTtaatttctgcttctgtttaaTATGCTGGGAATCCAATTTGTCCAGGCTCGAAGATGCAACAGGGTCCACTAAATCTTAGATGGCAGATGCAGTGTTATGTATGGACAGGAAGAGCCTGGACCCAGTTGCAGAGTCGTCACAAAAAGGCGTTTattgaagaacaaaaaaatcaccttaACAGGGAAAACTccttcaaaacaaaaggaaCCAAAAACACCACGGCGGGGAAAGTAGCAAATAAAcgataaacacaaaaacaccacgaGGGCGATAACTCActcaggaggcagagggaaaaaaacaactgaaggtGTCTGGGAGCAACTCACTAGCAACGGTACTAAACTATCCAACtcaaagtgtctaggagcaacTCACTAGAGAGAACACACAGCGAACCAAAACACTGGagacgcacagagagagagactggagatCAAGTCAGGAGCTGGACTAGACTGCCAAGGGCATAGAGAACAGTCTGGCACAGGAATCAAGCTGGAGCCGGCTTAAGAAGCTGGTTGATTAGCcgatgaggcgcaggtgtgtcAAATGAAAGCCCGCACCTGAGGAGATCAggcccgcctctctctctcgcgctcagcctgctgacagagagggaggaaagaaaacactgttaGATCAGGGAGGGAACACACCAGAGCCGAATCATGACATGCAGTTCATTCATTACTGTAATACAAGCATCTTTTCTAACTCACAAAGATCAAAAAGCCTGCTGAGGAACAACTCACCTCTAATACATAACAGGAATGAAGGTATCTGGTGAGATGTCAAAGACTATACTGTCCATCTTTTTCATATAAAATAATGGCTGACATTcacattttcaagttttaatttaaaatctGTCCTACGTTCTACATCAAAACAATACAATTACATCACATACATTCATTCCAATGGAGTTCGCTACAACTGCATAGATTTCCGAGTTATGGGTAACCAAAGTAAACATAAAGATAGAATTTCCAGTATTATGAGTTGTGGATGACTGTACTAAGGTGGTGTCATACTCATACACTAGATGGTGGTACAACCTCACAGAACAATCATACAGGACACAACAATGGCTGTCTTACCTGGAAACAGGGTGTTGGGGAACTTGTTGAGAGGAAGCTGATTCTTATGTGTCGAcgtgtttatgttgtttataTATGTCTATGTGTGATTATTCTAACGTGGAAGTACGGGGAAGTCATGATTCAATTTGCAGCTACAATTCTGACATTCCTGAATCTAGAGAGTTCTTGAATGCAACTGAATGCTTCATTCAGATTCTCACCCACGTTCATTCAAATTTAAAATGTGAAGCTCCGGCACTTCACTACTGCTGTGCAGCTACTTTATTCATTTGAATACAGATGAATATGTGTGCATATCCGTGTGTCCCATGTACCCTCAACTGGCACTTTATCATTATGACTAACATCACGTTCCATATACAGCAGCGCACATTTTTATTGGTATGTACATTAATTTGGTTTCGTGCCCCTGTGGATTTATGAGAGGGCACTCTGCTGAGAAAACCACTTCTAGGCAGTTGCTTTCTCATGCATTCATTCCCATTTACCGGTGAGCATGTGTATTTATACTATGCAAAAATGCTAGAATTTCATATTAACCAAAGCTAAGGTCTTAAAGGAGATACAATAATTTGTTTTTGGTGAGTAAATATTCCAGTGTCTGCTCATTTTTCCATCAGTGAAACTGTGTTGGGTTAGTGTCATTCGTGCAGTAATAAAACAGAGACTAATGCAGGATTTAATCATTTTGTACAACTACCTTTATTATGGAAGGCACAATAAGCATGTTCATCATAGTTGTACAAATTACAAGAAATACCATTCATGAATTTTTTCCCTGATTGAAAGACTGTCTCCTGCTCTGAAACCAAACGTCTGCCCTTAAAATGTTAGCGGCATGTCAGGAGCAGTACAACCCTGATCCCACAAAAGTTGGGccactgtaaaacataaatgaaacagagcaTGATAAGCTGCTAATCCTTTCTGCTGTTCAATAGTGCAAAACGCTGGACTtaattatcttatcttaccatGTGCAATTTTCAATTAAcgtgcaatttaaaaaaaaaaaaaaatcccattagCAATAGTATTCTTAATACCCTTGTAGagaatgtatatatatacaatataaagtttatttttatatactttttattttgtattttttattctcttctatgTTTCCTTTTATATTCCTGCTGCTATTGCTGCTGCCTTTAACATCCTAATTTCCCCTacgggggattaataaagttttatcttatctgtttgacatatactcagttGAGTAACTtcaactccaaaaacacctgtttggaacattccacaggtaaacaggctcattggtaacaggtgatagtatcatgattgggtatgaaaggagctttatcgaaaggctcagttgctcacaagcgaggatggagtgagtcaccactttgtgagcgcaggattgtataaaggatgttatgACAAGGGCCCAGGGACACTGTCTGTTTGCAAATGtctgcattctgtttctatatatgtttcacacagtgtcccaacttctttggaatgAGGGTTGTCTTAAAGTGAGCATTTGTATTTCGAGAAAGAACAATTCTATAAATGTTCAAGAGAAGGATGGAATAAAAAATGAGTGTATACATGTTCTGATTACAGACAGATTGCACTGAGGATTTCAGCGCTGGTCATAACAGCTGCTACTTTCATAGTCTGCCACACTaacactgacatgacatgaacGTTTAGTCAGAACCTGATTATCTACTGTTTCCAGGTCTATTTACTGAGTGATCCTTTCATAAACCCCGTTCATCCATGtttaaaacaccaaaatgtTTTATCTAGATTGTTCATCTGTGCCATGTTGCTAATCAGCTGGAAATGAGTTGCCATGCAGCTTATAATATCCATTCATTCTGCGTGGGCATAGATGGCTGTCATGCTTGTTGCTGTAAACTGTGCGTACTGCAGCTCATTCATAAATTCTGAATTCAAGGCCCTGAAAGCTCTTGAATGGAGTCAAATATGGCGTAACTTTGCCACTGGTACACTGTTCCTCTTGtcaaaaacagagcagcaaagaagaaaaacaatgttgGCCAGGGACTCCATCTAGTGGCCGTAGGGCTGCAGGTTCAGCCTATGGTAACAGTGCCCATCACTGATAAATGACTCCTGAGCATATTAGGATACATCACCCTACATAAGTGAATATTCTACTTGTAACAGACGGTTCAAGTGATGATGGAAACAATCAAAATATTGCAATGCCTTTTCTGGCCACACGTCTTTGCTATCAtgcatgtaaaaacaaacatcagcattaaacacagacagacaaacccCAACAGAACATTGACTATTCAAACCCTAAACGAGACGGGTCGACACCGCCAGGTCTGGCTCGGAGGAAACCGGTGAGGACCTCGTATGTAACGAACACCACCATGTTGACGGGGAACGCGCGCAAACAGTTAATGCCTAAGCTCCTGAAGAACACTCCCGCTCCCTCCACCCTCACTGTCTCAGTGATGCAGTGGTAGAATCCCTTGTACCGCCTCGTCTCCCGGGCCCCGTCCATCTGCAGACGGGCTTTGATCACGTCCATGGGTGTTCCTAGCGTCCAGCCTGCCATTCCTGCTATTCCCCCTGCAAGCATCACGCCGCTCCAAtctggaggaaaaggaaaagacagtgGCGTTATGGAGAtgcactgacatttaaaatggtAAAATCCCAATGAAGGGCTTGTTGGCCTTGGTCGTGCAACTCATTGGAAGcaatggttatggttatggtgtTCGAATGATTCAATTAATGTGGATGCCATCACAGTCATCAGATGTGATGTTGTTGATTTaatttaacagtaaaaaaacaTCATATGAGTTGCAACTCAAAACacgacaacacacacaaagatcaatttacactgctgacacacacaggaagagtCACACACCAAACAGAGGGCTGTTCTTTGAAAGAAAATGCGCTGCTGGCTTCACTCACCCGGTCTTTTCTTGTCGCTGTCTGTCAGCCACTCACAGATGGTTGTGTAAGTCAAGAAGTACACAGCGTATGACGGCCCGTCTCTTAGCATGAGCGGGAGCATTCCTCTGTAGAGCCCCGTGATCCCCTCCTCTTTGATAATGCTCAGCAGACAGTGAACAGGGCCACGGTACTTGGGTTTGGGCATGTTCGTGCCTCCTCGTTTGGACTCTGTCTGACACTGCAGACGTACTTTCACTATGTCACCTGGAGACATCACTGATATCTGTCGGAGGCAGACAGGGACAGTCTAAATTGCAGGTGAAATGAAGCGCATGATTGAAGCACATGACTCAACAGCTTTCAGAGGGTTTGTAAAATTGCATCCGTTACCTGAGCTATCCCCCCCGCCATACCAGAGAGGAAGATTTCTAATTTGGTGTTTGGACCGCAACCGGCGCCTCGGGCCTGGCTCAGACATTGGAGGCAGTTCCTGTATGTGCCAAACACCACTGAGGAAGTCATAGAGATTGTGGTCACGGGTAAGGACATGCCTTTGAAGAAGCCATGCACCTGATAACACAAgcgagagaaaacagaggataAACATCTGTCACTAAATCCAGCAATTAAGTTGCCTTTAAATCCTAATGTGGCATT
This window encodes:
- the slc25a47a gene encoding solute carrier family 25 member 47-A, which encodes MHIADFVSGSIAGACGVAVGYPLDTVKVRIQTQKQFTGIWQCAVATFSKEGVHGFFKGMSLPVTTISMTSSVVFGTYRNCLQCLSQARGAGCGPNTKLEIFLSGMAGGIAQISVMSPGDIVKVRLQCQTESKRGGTNMPKPKYRGPVHCLLSIIKEEGITGLYRGMLPLMLRDGPSYAVYFLTYTTICEWLTDSDKKRPDWSGVMLAGGIAGMAGWTLGTPMDVIKARLQMDGARETRRYKGFYHCITETVRVEGAGVFFRSLGINCLRAFPVNMVVFVTYEVLTGFLRARPGGVDPSRLGFE